The Apodemus sylvaticus chromosome 4, mApoSyl1.1, whole genome shotgun sequence nucleotide sequence ttccagaggacccaagtttgatacCCACAATCAACATGGAACTCCTATTCCTGGGGATCTAACTGGTTCTTCTGTCTTCCTTGGGTACCAAACACAATCATAGCACATAAACACAGGTaaatcattcatacacacaaaataaaataacataaatttaagaaaagaaaaaaaaaacatgggaatcaaaatacaagagataaaacTTTAAGTTCCTGAATCGTGTCACTATCTAATACCCAAATTAGGAAAGAAATGTTTCAGATAGGTGTAGCTTACTTAAAACACTTGCCAACTATCTCATTCTTCCTCTAAAAACTACAGGCACAGCCATAACTAAAGTACCATTCTGGTCTACACAGAAGAAAAATCAATGGATAAGAAACTAATACAACATTTCCAAAATTAACatcctgtcttagtcaaggtttctattgctgcaatgaaacaccatgactgagaagcaagttgggaaggaaagatttattcatcttacacttccacgttacttttcatcaccaaagaaagtcaagacagaaacttaaacagggcaggatcctgaaggccggagctgatgcagaggccttgaggggtgctacttactggattgcttcccccgGTTTGCTCAGCATGCCTTCTAATAGAACATAGGACCagcagctcagggatggcactgcccacaatgggcctCCCtgcctgatcactaattgagaaaatgtcttacaactggatctcatagaggcatttcacaactgaggctcctttttctgtgataactccggcTCATGCCAgtttgacacacagaaccagccagcacacatCCTAAAGAATATTGTTCATGGAATGAATTCAAAACCAACAATAAACTCAGGATCATTGAGTAAAATAAACTTAtgcctatttattttctgtacaAATGTCATAGATTACATTAATGGGTTTTATGAACCTTTACTATATAGAGATATATTGTGCCACTTCCGTGTTAGTTTAACATGGAAGCTGCTTTTCTCTAGTGATTCACAATAGTATCTAGAAATGGCACTCTTCGGAACTGTTTGGGAAATGCTCTGTTAATATACATATGGATGAGACTTTCAAAAGCTAATGCCTGCCCAAGTTGGCAGAACATGATCAgaaaattcccagcacccattttcTGACTTGGCATTGGAAGATGTGAAAATCTGTATAACTATACCTCTGTAAAAACCAAATTCCATTTGGATTCAAtaaatttcactttttaaaaagagcgAAATTGCTGAACTATCCAATATTCGCAGTTATTAAACATTCACTGTGCAAATGAATTTTTACCCCCACCTGCTCTCAAAATATTAACTGAATAACTGGAATTAATATTATACAGATGATGATAATGATGCCAAAGAATGTAACAGAATTAAATGTTCTATCATGAAGAAAGGGCAGAAATTTTGATCAGTTCTAATTTAATCTTGTTCTTGAGTCTCTTGGGGACGTTCAGTTCTATCCACAGTAATTGGATGAACTGTTAATTGAGTGACAACTTCATCAACTTTCCTTTTTACATTTAATCTTAGTCTACATAATATAGGTTTATGTGAAAATCCTTACACATAgataaattttaaagatattttccaacTCTTTGCCACAGTGCCTGTATATTTTTCTGAATTAAAGTGAAAGGAGAATTCCTGTGTTGTATTGAAAAGCAACCCTTCAAGAGAATCAGGGACTTCAAGAAAGAGCTGTCATCATAATCTGTCAGCTGTTGGCTTCATAGTCACACAGAATGGGGTGACATGTCATTACATGAGACGAAGTATTTAGAAGGGTATTGTCTTAGTTGCTGTTctgttactgtgaagagacaccatgaccaatataACTCTTAACaagtatttaatttggggctcatggttccagagagTATTAGAGTACATGACCATCACATTGGGAGGGAGACAGGCATGATGCTGAAGCAATAACGGAGAGCTCTATATCCTGATCCACAAGAAGCAAGCCAATCAAGAGGGAGGGCCTAATATATGAGCTTTgcaatctcaaagcccacccctagtgacacacttcctccaacaaagccactcctactccaacaaggccacacctccttatccCTTCAAACAGTTCCTCTCCCTgtaaccaaacattcaaatatatatgaaCCAATGGGtaccattcttattcaagccaccacacaaTCACTTACTAATCCTAAGTCTCATTCATAGCTTTGAATGTTGCCACCATTAATTCCTTAAATGGAATTCAGTAATTCCATTGAATGCTAAATAAAAAATGTCCAAAACCCAAATTTATGGTGACTTTCTAAAAGTTTCCTCTGGGTACAGAAGGAACCCACTAAAGATGCTGTCATCCTCAGGGCCGACGTACAACCCGTTCCAGTCCTTTGACACTTCCAGCCACACTTGATCTCCCACACTCAATTTCagaatgaggaggagggaggCCTGATCTACTTGCTGGCCATAGAGCGTCTCTCTGGACTTGAACTGCTTCCTGTTGCGGGCCACCAGGCTGATTCGAGCAGGTCGACCCCTGACAGTCACATGATAGGAAAAAATGTATGTCCCAGGAACACTACAGTTAAATTTCCCGGTGGCGGGGCTATAATCCCCTTGGTCATTGGAGAGAATCTTGTCAAACTTGATGGGGATGTTGGGGGGAGGGAAAGGCTTGGATAAAAGGGCACTGAAAGCTGACTGTGGGACTTGAGTGGCCTCGCCTTTGGAACCCTTGACACCTCGGGAACCCTTCTTCCCGGTTGGCCCTCGAACGCCTTTGCTTCCAAGCTCACCCTTTGGCCCGGCAGGTCCGGTGAAACCAGGAGCACCtacctctcctttttctcctttaggGCCGGGATCGCCTCTGAGCCCTGGGAGACCATCTGAACCCCGTTTGCCTTCTGCCCCAACAGCTCCTCTgctgcctttctctccctccgTCCCTTTCTCGCCTTTCTGCCCTTTTTCCCCCCTGTCCCCCAAATCTCCACGGTAGCCTTTCTCCCCGACACCACCCTTCTCTCCCTTGGGCCCAGGCTCTCCAATGAAGCCATGGGCCCCAGAGGCCCCAGGgtcccctttctctcctttggTGCCATTTCCACACAGGTCCCCCTTAGAGCCTTTCTGTCCCTTCGTTCCTTCCGGGCCAATGCTTCCTTTATCTCCCTTGGGACCAAGTGCACctgaaataaaaaagtaaaataatgctTAAGAATCATGTGCTATTATCACAGacctaaaatattaaaataataccaATTAATGGGACTTTGTAAACCTGGGCTCTCGCCTCGGCAAAGTCTGTTTCTCGTAGTCCTCAAAGGCAGTGAGCATTATTTCCCTGTTGTGTTCTCAGAAATGGAATAACTAAGGCTTCCAAGAAACAAcgatgtttcttcttcttttttttttttttttttacttttaagataATGAAGAATTGCTTTATTCCACTCACTTTTGCATTTGGCACAGCCCTAGTAACCACCTCAACCTCAGTCTTACCCATTATGCCCAAAGTCTCACaggcacagaaacagaaatgcagAGATTCCTTCTTCTGATGACAGCTCAAGAAAAAAGAGCAGAACACGGACATATTGCCTAATGTCTCCATTCCTAGACTGACCTCATCCAGTGGCCACACTGTGTTATTTAAATACTGAGAGTCTGAGTGTAAGCCTTGCAAGCTCCTGCTTTTACAAACAGAAAGAGAGGGGGTTTTCCAGGAGTCCCGTCCTCCCTCCACTGATTGGACCTTACCTTGCTCTCCTGGCTTTCCTGGGTACCCTGGGATGCCACCTGCTCCTTGGTCCCCCCGGTCTCCCTTTAGTCCTAAAATAGAACAAGGATT carries:
- the Otol1 gene encoding otolin-1; translation: MWIFSSLCAVLIILAMDDVDTEAKTTPYNKFTKKSEGKETAKGLKPPSGFSLDEDETLHTEMASVAEPTTGSPASARPDPATGPSASATTRVLPFESFSLDTADFVLNCCHCCSFVTGQKGEPGKTGKQGTKGETGDAGSPGPPGTTGSQGPKGQKGEKGLKGDRGDQGAGGIPGYPGKPGEQGALGPKGDKGSIGPEGTKGQKGSKGDLCGNGTKGEKGDPGASGAHGFIGEPGPKGEKGGVGEKGYRGDLGDRGEKGQKGEKGTEGEKGSRGAVGAEGKRGSDGLPGLRGDPGPKGEKGEVGAPGFTGPAGPKGELGSKGVRGPTGKKGSRGVKGSKGEATQVPQSAFSALLSKPFPPPNIPIKFDKILSNDQGDYSPATGKFNCSVPGTYIFSYHVTVRGRPARISLVARNRKQFKSRETLYGQQVDQASLLLILKLSVGDQVWLEVSKDWNGLYVGPEDDSIFSGFLLYPEETFRKSP